A window of the Mus musculus strain C57BL/6J chromosome 18, GRCm38.p6 C57BL/6J genome harbors these coding sequences:
- the Sting1 gene encoding stimulator of interferon genes protein isoform 2 (isoform 2 is encoded by transcript variant 2) produces the protein MIVESFGASGNPVGPCHFWSLYGVLLGVHWSVLHLGTFRGIRSAGLWLLMPYSNLHPAIPRPRGHRSKYVALIFLVASLMILWVAKDPPNHTLKYLALHLASHELGLLLKNLCCLAEELCHVQSRYQGSYWKAVRACLGCPIHCMAMILLSSYFYFLQNTADIYLSWMFGLLVLYKSLSMLLGLQSLTPAEVSAVCEEKKLNVAHGLAWSYYIGYLRLILPGLQARIRMFNQLHNNMLSGAGSRRLYILFPLDCGVPDNLSVVDPNIRFRDMLPQQNIDRAGIKNRVYSNSVYEILENGQPAGVCILEYATPLQTLFAMSQDAKAGFSREDRLEQAKLFCRTLEEILEDVPESRNNCRLIVYQEPTDGNSFSLSQEVLRHIRQEEKEEVTMNAPMTSVAPPPSVLSQEPRLLISGMDQPLPLRTDLI, from the exons ATGATAGTAGAGAGCTTTGGGGCCTCTGGAAATCCTGTGGGGCCCTGTCACTTTTGGTCCTTGTATGGAGTCCTGCTAGGTGTCCACTGGAGTGTGTTACATCTCGGGACCTTTAGAGGAATTCGGAGTGCGGGGCTGTGGCTGCTG ATGCCATACTCCAACCTGCATCCAGCCATCCCACGGCCCAGAGGTCACCGCTCCAAATATGTAGCCCTCATCTTTCTGGTGGCCAGCCTGATGATCCTTTGGGTGGCAAAGGATCCACCAAATCACACTCTGAAGTACCTAGCACTTCACCTAGCCTCGCACGAACTTGGACTACTGTTGAAAAACCTCTGCTGTCTGGCTGAAGAGCTGTGCCATGTCCAGTCCAG GTACCAGGGCAGCTACTGGAAGGCTGTGCGCGCCTGCCTGGGATGCCCCATCCACTGTATGGCTATGATTCTACTATCGTCTTATTTCTATTTCCTCCAAAACACTGCTGACATATACCTCAGTTGGATGTTTGGCCTTCTGGTCCTCTATAAGTCCCTAAGCATGCTCCTGGGCCTTCAG AGCTTGACTCCAGCGGAAGTCTCTGCAGTCTGTGAAGAAAAGAAGTTAAATGTTGCCCACGGGCTGGCCTGGTCATACTACATTGGGTACTTGCGGTTGATCTTACCAG GGCTCCAGGCCCGGATCCGAATGTTCAATCAGCTACATAACAACATGCTCAGTGGTGCAGGGAGCCGAAGACTGTACATCCTCTTTCCATTGGACTGTGGggtgcctgacaacctgagtgtaGTTGACCCCAACATTCGATTCCGAGATAtgctgccccagcaaaacatcgaCCGTGCTGGCATCAAGAATCGGGTTTATTCCAACAGCGTCTACGAGATTCTGGAGAACGGACAGCCA GCAGGCGTCTGTATCCTGGAGTACGCCACCCCCTTGCAGACCCTGTTTGCCATGTCACAGGATGCCAAAGCTGGCTTCAGTCGGGAGGATCGGcttgagcaggctaaactctTCTGCCGGACACTTGAGGAAATCCTGGAAGATGTCCCCGAGTCTCGAAATAACTGCCGCCTCATTGTCTACCAAG AACCCACAGACGGAAACAGTTTCTCACTGTCTCAGGAGGTGCTCCGGCACATTCgtcaggaagaaaaggaggaggttACCATGAATGCCCCCATGACCTCAGTGGCACCTCCTCCCTCCGTACTGTCCCAAGAGCCAAGACTCCTCATCAGTGGTATGGATCAGCCTCTCCCACTCCGCACTGACCTCATCTGA
- the Sting1 gene encoding stimulator of interferon genes protein isoform X1, whose translation MPYSNLHPAIPRPRGHRSKYVALIFLVASLMILWVAKDPPNHTLKYLALHLASHELGLLLKNLCCLAEELCHVQSRYQGSYWKAVRACLGCPIHCMAMILLSSYFYFLQNTADIYLSWMFGLLVLYKSLSMLLGLQSLRPFCCLQSLTPAEVSAVCEEKKLNVAHGLAWSYYIGYLRLILPGLQARIRMFNQLHNNMLSGAGSRRLYILFPLDCGVPDNLSVVDPNIRFRDMLPQQNIDRAGIKNRVYSNSVYEILENGQPAGVCILEYATPLQTLFAMSQDAKAGFSREDRLEQAKLFCRTLEEILEDVPESRNNCRLIVYQEPTDGNSFSLSQEVLRHIRQEEKEEVTMNAPMTSVAPPPSVLSQEPRLLISGMDQPLPLRTDLI comes from the exons ATGCCATACTCCAACCTGCATCCAGCCATCCCACGGCCCAGAGGTCACCGCTCCAAATATGTAGCCCTCATCTTTCTGGTGGCCAGCCTGATGATCCTTTGGGTGGCAAAGGATCCACCAAATCACACTCTGAAGTACCTAGCACTTCACCTAGCCTCGCACGAACTTGGACTACTGTTGAAAAACCTCTGCTGTCTGGCTGAAGAGCTGTGCCATGTCCAGTCCAG GTACCAGGGCAGCTACTGGAAGGCTGTGCGCGCCTGCCTGGGATGCCCCATCCACTGTATGGCTATGATTCTACTATCGTCTTATTTCTATTTCCTCCAAAACACTGCTGACATATACCTCAGTTGGATGTTTGGCCTTCTGGTCCTCTATAAGTCCCTAAGCATGCTCCTGGGCCTTCAG TCCCTCAGGCCCTTCTGCTGTCTTCAGAGCTTGACTCCAGCGGAAGTCTCTGCAGTCTGTGAAGAAAAGAAGTTAAATGTTGCCCACGGGCTGGCCTGGTCATACTACATTGGGTACTTGCGGTTGATCTTACCAG GGCTCCAGGCCCGGATCCGAATGTTCAATCAGCTACATAACAACATGCTCAGTGGTGCAGGGAGCCGAAGACTGTACATCCTCTTTCCATTGGACTGTGGggtgcctgacaacctgagtgtaGTTGACCCCAACATTCGATTCCGAGATAtgctgccccagcaaaacatcgaCCGTGCTGGCATCAAGAATCGGGTTTATTCCAACAGCGTCTACGAGATTCTGGAGAACGGACAGCCA GCAGGCGTCTGTATCCTGGAGTACGCCACCCCCTTGCAGACCCTGTTTGCCATGTCACAGGATGCCAAAGCTGGCTTCAGTCGGGAGGATCGGcttgagcaggctaaactctTCTGCCGGACACTTGAGGAAATCCTGGAAGATGTCCCCGAGTCTCGAAATAACTGCCGCCTCATTGTCTACCAAG AACCCACAGACGGAAACAGTTTCTCACTGTCTCAGGAGGTGCTCCGGCACATTCgtcaggaagaaaaggaggaggttACCATGAATGCCCCCATGACCTCAGTGGCACCTCCTCCCTCCGTACTGTCCCAAGAGCCAAGACTCCTCATCAGTGGTATGGATCAGCCTCTCCCACTCCGCACTGACCTCATCTGA
- the Sting1 gene encoding stimulator of interferon genes protein isoform 3 (isoform 3 is encoded by transcript variant 3), which translates to MPYSNLHPAIPRPRGHRSKYVALIFLVASLMILWVAKDPPNHTLKYLALHLASHELGLLLKNLCCLAEELCHVQSSWMFGLLVLYKSLSMLLGLQSLTPAEVSAVCEEKKLNVAHGLAWSYYIGYLRLILPGLQARIRMFNQLHNNMLSGAGSRRLYILFPLDCGVPDNLSVVDPNIRFRDMLPQQNIDRAGIKNRVYSNSVYEILENGQPAGVCILEYATPLQTLFAMSQDAKAGFSREDRLEQAKLFCRTLEEILEDVPESRNNCRLIVYQEPTDGNSFSLSQEVLRHIRQEEKEEVTMNAPMTSVAPPPSVLSQEPRLLISGMDQPLPLRTDLI; encoded by the exons ATGCCATACTCCAACCTGCATCCAGCCATCCCACGGCCCAGAGGTCACCGCTCCAAATATGTAGCCCTCATCTTTCTGGTGGCCAGCCTGATGATCCTTTGGGTGGCAAAGGATCCACCAAATCACACTCTGAAGTACCTAGCACTTCACCTAGCCTCGCACGAACTTGGACTACTGTTGAAAAACCTCTGCTGTCTGGCTGAAGAGCTGTGCCATGTCCAGTCCAG TTGGATGTTTGGCCTTCTGGTCCTCTATAAGTCCCTAAGCATGCTCCTGGGCCTTCAG AGCTTGACTCCAGCGGAAGTCTCTGCAGTCTGTGAAGAAAAGAAGTTAAATGTTGCCCACGGGCTGGCCTGGTCATACTACATTGGGTACTTGCGGTTGATCTTACCAG GGCTCCAGGCCCGGATCCGAATGTTCAATCAGCTACATAACAACATGCTCAGTGGTGCAGGGAGCCGAAGACTGTACATCCTCTTTCCATTGGACTGTGGggtgcctgacaacctgagtgtaGTTGACCCCAACATTCGATTCCGAGATAtgctgccccagcaaaacatcgaCCGTGCTGGCATCAAGAATCGGGTTTATTCCAACAGCGTCTACGAGATTCTGGAGAACGGACAGCCA GCAGGCGTCTGTATCCTGGAGTACGCCACCCCCTTGCAGACCCTGTTTGCCATGTCACAGGATGCCAAAGCTGGCTTCAGTCGGGAGGATCGGcttgagcaggctaaactctTCTGCCGGACACTTGAGGAAATCCTGGAAGATGTCCCCGAGTCTCGAAATAACTGCCGCCTCATTGTCTACCAAG AACCCACAGACGGAAACAGTTTCTCACTGTCTCAGGAGGTGCTCCGGCACATTCgtcaggaagaaaaggaggaggttACCATGAATGCCCCCATGACCTCAGTGGCACCTCCTCCCTCCGTACTGTCCCAAGAGCCAAGACTCCTCATCAGTGGTATGGATCAGCCTCTCCCACTCCGCACTGACCTCATCTGA
- the Sting1 gene encoding stimulator of interferon genes protein isoform 1 (isoform 1 is encoded by transcript variant 1), with protein sequence MPYSNLHPAIPRPRGHRSKYVALIFLVASLMILWVAKDPPNHTLKYLALHLASHELGLLLKNLCCLAEELCHVQSRYQGSYWKAVRACLGCPIHCMAMILLSSYFYFLQNTADIYLSWMFGLLVLYKSLSMLLGLQSLTPAEVSAVCEEKKLNVAHGLAWSYYIGYLRLILPGLQARIRMFNQLHNNMLSGAGSRRLYILFPLDCGVPDNLSVVDPNIRFRDMLPQQNIDRAGIKNRVYSNSVYEILENGQPAGVCILEYATPLQTLFAMSQDAKAGFSREDRLEQAKLFCRTLEEILEDVPESRNNCRLIVYQEPTDGNSFSLSQEVLRHIRQEEKEEVTMNAPMTSVAPPPSVLSQEPRLLISGMDQPLPLRTDLI encoded by the exons ATGCCATACTCCAACCTGCATCCAGCCATCCCACGGCCCAGAGGTCACCGCTCCAAATATGTAGCCCTCATCTTTCTGGTGGCCAGCCTGATGATCCTTTGGGTGGCAAAGGATCCACCAAATCACACTCTGAAGTACCTAGCACTTCACCTAGCCTCGCACGAACTTGGACTACTGTTGAAAAACCTCTGCTGTCTGGCTGAAGAGCTGTGCCATGTCCAGTCCAG GTACCAGGGCAGCTACTGGAAGGCTGTGCGCGCCTGCCTGGGATGCCCCATCCACTGTATGGCTATGATTCTACTATCGTCTTATTTCTATTTCCTCCAAAACACTGCTGACATATACCTCAGTTGGATGTTTGGCCTTCTGGTCCTCTATAAGTCCCTAAGCATGCTCCTGGGCCTTCAG AGCTTGACTCCAGCGGAAGTCTCTGCAGTCTGTGAAGAAAAGAAGTTAAATGTTGCCCACGGGCTGGCCTGGTCATACTACATTGGGTACTTGCGGTTGATCTTACCAG GGCTCCAGGCCCGGATCCGAATGTTCAATCAGCTACATAACAACATGCTCAGTGGTGCAGGGAGCCGAAGACTGTACATCCTCTTTCCATTGGACTGTGGggtgcctgacaacctgagtgtaGTTGACCCCAACATTCGATTCCGAGATAtgctgccccagcaaaacatcgaCCGTGCTGGCATCAAGAATCGGGTTTATTCCAACAGCGTCTACGAGATTCTGGAGAACGGACAGCCA GCAGGCGTCTGTATCCTGGAGTACGCCACCCCCTTGCAGACCCTGTTTGCCATGTCACAGGATGCCAAAGCTGGCTTCAGTCGGGAGGATCGGcttgagcaggctaaactctTCTGCCGGACACTTGAGGAAATCCTGGAAGATGTCCCCGAGTCTCGAAATAACTGCCGCCTCATTGTCTACCAAG AACCCACAGACGGAAACAGTTTCTCACTGTCTCAGGAGGTGCTCCGGCACATTCgtcaggaagaaaaggaggaggttACCATGAATGCCCCCATGACCTCAGTGGCACCTCCTCCCTCCGTACTGTCCCAAGAGCCAAGACTCCTCATCAGTGGTATGGATCAGCCTCTCCCACTCCGCACTGACCTCATCTGA